In the Ochrobactrum sp. Marseille-Q0166 genome, one interval contains:
- a CDS encoding amidase translates to MTPFDPFNAIIAKPPKPLPSAETGPLKGERLAVKDIYDVAGMPTGCGNPQILAESVAAEKSAPIIEKLLAAGATLIGKTQTDELAFSLMGQNSHFPYPINPAAPDRVTGGSSSGSAASVAGKVADIALGSDTGGSIRAPASFCGLIGLRTTHGRIPLEGIMPLATSLDTIGWFARDIALYEKVGQVLLGDDEQNFSFSQLLYMPLLEHLLLDHPETDSYRAMFAKVRPHFTSLKAASQPTLSIDELYITFRQIQGWEAWNTHGAWISSGDRKLGPGVADRFAYGSQISDEAVARHRTRRARFTRELETIIGDNAVLALPTVPGAAPFANQTFESLQAYREQALRLLCLSVLSGLPQITVPLGQVHGAPFGISFIGPRGSDRALIALGRNILEKQD, encoded by the coding sequence ATGACGCCCTTCGATCCGTTCAATGCGATAATCGCAAAGCCCCCGAAGCCCCTTCCCTCAGCGGAAACCGGACCGCTAAAAGGGGAGCGTCTGGCCGTCAAAGACATTTATGACGTGGCCGGAATGCCAACCGGATGCGGCAATCCGCAAATTCTGGCCGAATCAGTTGCAGCCGAAAAATCGGCGCCGATCATCGAGAAACTGCTCGCAGCAGGTGCAACGTTGATCGGTAAAACCCAGACCGATGAGCTGGCCTTCTCTTTAATGGGGCAGAATTCGCATTTCCCCTATCCGATCAATCCCGCAGCACCCGATCGCGTTACCGGCGGGTCTTCATCAGGTTCTGCGGCGTCGGTCGCCGGAAAAGTTGCAGATATAGCGCTCGGCTCTGATACTGGCGGCTCAATCCGCGCGCCTGCCAGCTTCTGTGGGCTGATCGGCCTGCGTACCACACATGGGCGCATTCCGCTGGAAGGAATCATGCCGCTTGCAACTTCGCTCGACACAATCGGCTGGTTCGCCCGCGACATCGCGCTTTATGAAAAGGTCGGTCAAGTTCTGCTCGGCGATGATGAGCAGAACTTCAGCTTCTCGCAGCTTCTTTATATGCCCTTGCTTGAGCACCTGCTACTCGATCATCCTGAAACAGACAGCTATCGCGCCATGTTTGCGAAAGTGCGTCCGCATTTTACAAGTCTTAAGGCTGCAAGCCAGCCAACCTTGTCAATCGACGAACTCTACATCACCTTCCGCCAGATACAGGGCTGGGAAGCATGGAACACGCATGGTGCGTGGATTTCATCCGGTGATCGCAAGCTTGGCCCCGGCGTCGCAGACCGTTTCGCTTATGGATCGCAAATCTCCGACGAAGCAGTAGCCCGGCATCGCACCCGCCGAGCGCGTTTCACACGCGAATTGGAAACAATCATCGGTGACAATGCGGTTCTGGCACTGCCAACCGTACCAGGTGCAGCGCCATTCGCAAACCAAACCTTCGAGAGCCTGCAAGCCTATCGTGAACAGGCTCTGCGGCTGCTTTGCCTTTCCGTGCTATCCGGCCTGCCACAGATTACTGTTCCACTGGGACAGGTTCACGGCGCGCCATTTGGCATCTCATTCATTGGCCCACGCGGCAGCGACCGGGCGCTTATTGCGCTTGGCCGAAACATTCTTGAAAAGCAGGATTAG
- the odc2 gene encoding ornithine/lysine decarboxylase has protein sequence MATQRIIDFLNTRRPEGPCLVVDTDVVRENYQNFEKALPYSRIFYAVKANPAPEVLRLLASLGSCFDTASVAEIEMALEAGATPNRISYGNTIKKERDIVRAFELGIRLFAVDCVEEVEKVARAAPGSRVFCRVLTDGEGAEWPLSRKFGCVPAMAIDVLRHAKSLGLDSYGVSFHVGSQQTDLTAWDRALGDAASVFRTLAEEGIVLRMVNMGGGFPTRYLKDVPTAQAYGMAIFDALSKHFGNRIPETIIEPGRGMVGNAGVIKTEVVLVSRKSDNDNVRWVYLDIGKFGGLAETMDEAIRYQIVTPRDGGETEPCVLAGPTCDSADVLYEKTPYPLPVSLTIGDEVLIEGTGAYTTTYSAVAFNGFEPLRSYVI, from the coding sequence ATGGCTACACAGCGTATTATCGACTTCCTCAACACCCGCCGTCCAGAGGGCCCTTGCCTCGTCGTCGATACCGACGTGGTTCGCGAAAATTATCAGAATTTTGAAAAGGCATTGCCATACTCGCGCATTTTCTATGCTGTGAAGGCAAATCCTGCACCTGAAGTTCTGCGTCTTCTTGCATCGCTTGGCTCGTGCTTCGACACGGCATCGGTTGCCGAAATCGAAATGGCACTGGAAGCAGGCGCTACACCAAACCGCATTTCTTATGGCAACACCATCAAGAAAGAACGCGATATTGTGCGCGCGTTCGAGCTGGGCATCCGCCTCTTTGCCGTTGATTGCGTTGAAGAAGTCGAAAAGGTTGCGCGCGCTGCTCCCGGCAGCCGCGTGTTCTGCCGCGTTCTGACTGACGGCGAAGGCGCTGAATGGCCTCTGTCGCGCAAGTTCGGTTGTGTGCCTGCCATGGCAATCGACGTGCTGCGTCACGCAAAGTCGCTCGGCCTCGACTCCTACGGTGTATCGTTCCATGTCGGCTCGCAGCAGACGGATCTCACTGCATGGGATCGCGCTCTTGGCGATGCTGCATCGGTATTCCGCACATTGGCTGAGGAAGGCATCGTTCTGCGCATGGTCAACATGGGCGGTGGTTTCCCAACCCGCTACCTCAAGGACGTACCGACCGCACAGGCTTATGGCATGGCTATCTTCGATGCGCTGTCGAAGCATTTCGGCAACCGCATTCCAGAAACCATCATTGAGCCGGGCCGGGGCATGGTTGGCAATGCAGGCGTGATCAAGACCGAAGTGGTTCTGGTTTCGCGCAAGTCGGACAACGACAATGTTCGTTGGGTCTATCTCGACATCGGCAAATTCGGCGGTCTGGCCGAAACCATGGACGAGGCGATCCGCTACCAGATCGTGACCCCCCGTGACGGCGGCGAAACCGAACCTTGCGTGCTGGCCGGCCCAACCTGCGACAGCGCGGATGTTCTTTACGAAAAGACGCCGTATCCGCTGCCGGTTTCGCTGACCATCGGTGATGAAGTTCTCATCGAAGGAACAGGCGCCTACACCACCACCTATTCGGCGGTGGCGTTCAACGGCTTCGAACCGCTCCGATCATACGTCATCTGA
- a CDS encoding N-acetyltransferase has protein sequence MNANLEIQENTVAGLSPLFVPAFTIAGEAVEHIIAREVLLDRAMGEGRRRKSSEKLRRGRLPAEGLAFSAIDDHGILAGTVRLWNVHAGLDAFGFPVSALLLGPLAVDPSAAGRGIGSALMQHAIAEAKRVGHGAILLVGDPEYYGRFGFTAEKTSDLAMPGPFEKRRFLALELKVGHLDGAQGILRASGRKISRFENQARKV, from the coding sequence ATGAACGCAAATCTGGAAATTCAGGAAAATACCGTAGCCGGCCTTTCGCCGCTTTTTGTGCCTGCTTTCACCATCGCGGGCGAAGCAGTGGAACACATCATTGCGCGCGAAGTTCTGCTCGATCGTGCCATGGGTGAAGGACGTCGCAGGAAATCGTCGGAAAAACTGCGGCGCGGACGCCTACCTGCGGAAGGTCTGGCTTTTTCGGCAATTGATGACCATGGGATACTGGCGGGCACTGTCCGGTTGTGGAATGTGCATGCCGGTCTCGATGCGTTCGGCTTTCCGGTTTCAGCTCTGTTGCTCGGACCGCTTGCGGTTGATCCATCGGCGGCGGGTCGCGGTATCGGTTCGGCTTTGATGCAGCACGCGATTGCCGAAGCAAAGCGCGTTGGTCATGGTGCCATTCTGCTGGTTGGTGATCCGGAGTATTACGGACGTTTCGGCTTTACGGCCGAGAAAACCAGCGATCTTGCCATGCCCGGTCCGTTTGAAAAGCGTCGGTTTCTGGCGCTTGAACTTAAAGTCGGCCATCTCGATGGCGCACAGGGAATCCTACGTGCCAGCGGACGCAAAATCTCGCGTTTTGAGAACCAAGCTCGAAAAGTGTGA
- a CDS encoding GumC family protein, which translates to MSGDDKRNKGREDKPLLAFSGAPEGSREESDASERESQTIAPPWTPPAKPEERAELFRTQQANKAAEEKEVSELRSRMASIKAELERKIAEREEHEKTPKGALPETATPESEAPARKNTLPARHDTPDNEWKPLIDPRVAIEVVKGSRRLLLATTLLGGMVATLYALTIPQMFVASTDILVDPRNVRSVGTELTPGQLPTDASLAIAESQARLLDSSSVLLKVIDKADLTKDPEFNGSFVPTGVAGFFAQLKTMFRPTTASDGQALETRVLYNLYDSLTIGRDPKTFIYSISVKTRNAEKSAEIANLIGSVFQTELDSLQSDIARRNADELSKRLADMRANVESAEKAAADYRASRDLVDVDGKLISDNDLSRLNDQLTNQRAETMRLQARVQVLSDANTGSVISGTLPEDLRSNTLTALRAQYALASQNANGASTQLGPRHPQFIQLQSQKQTVLNDIDAELRRIRASLQVEVARSAQQEKDLSARLAQLKSQQANSNNDRVKLRELEREATTLRSVYEAFLLRSRETSEQEGITTTNVRVISEARPPLDPAGSSRKLVVIAGLIAGFMLGLAITAVRNFGRLVRIH; encoded by the coding sequence ATGAGCGGTGACGACAAGCGCAACAAAGGAAGAGAAGACAAGCCTCTTCTGGCATTTTCAGGCGCGCCCGAGGGGAGCCGCGAAGAATCTGACGCGTCTGAACGCGAATCTCAGACCATCGCCCCGCCATGGACACCGCCTGCGAAGCCGGAAGAGCGAGCTGAACTTTTCCGCACCCAGCAGGCAAACAAAGCTGCAGAAGAGAAAGAAGTTTCAGAGCTGCGCAGTCGGATGGCTTCGATAAAGGCTGAGCTGGAGCGCAAGATTGCAGAGCGCGAAGAGCATGAAAAAACACCCAAAGGTGCATTGCCTGAGACTGCGACACCAGAATCGGAGGCACCCGCCCGTAAAAACACTCTGCCTGCCCGACACGATACACCAGATAATGAATGGAAACCGCTGATCGATCCGCGTGTCGCAATCGAAGTGGTCAAGGGTTCTCGTCGCCTGCTACTGGCCACCACCTTGCTCGGCGGCATGGTAGCTACGCTTTATGCGCTGACCATTCCGCAGATGTTTGTTGCTTCCACCGATATTCTGGTCGATCCGCGCAATGTGCGCTCTGTCGGCACCGAATTGACGCCAGGACAACTGCCGACTGACGCCTCTTTGGCCATCGCTGAAAGTCAGGCACGCCTGCTTGATTCGAGCAGTGTACTTCTCAAAGTTATTGATAAAGCAGATCTCACCAAAGATCCTGAATTCAACGGTAGTTTTGTACCTACGGGTGTCGCCGGCTTCTTCGCACAGCTGAAAACCATGTTCCGGCCGACAACGGCCAGCGACGGTCAGGCGCTTGAAACCCGCGTTCTCTATAATCTTTATGATAGCCTCACCATCGGTCGAGATCCCAAGACCTTCATCTATTCGATTTCGGTCAAGACGCGAAATGCCGAAAAATCGGCTGAGATTGCCAATCTTATCGGTTCCGTTTTCCAGACAGAGCTCGATTCGCTTCAGTCGGATATTGCACGCCGCAATGCGGACGAACTTTCAAAGCGTCTCGCTGATATGCGTGCAAATGTCGAAAGCGCGGAGAAGGCAGCCGCAGATTACCGCGCCTCGCGCGATCTCGTTGATGTCGATGGCAAGCTTATCAGCGACAATGACCTGTCTCGCCTCAACGATCAGTTGACCAATCAGCGCGCGGAAACCATGCGCCTTCAGGCGCGGGTTCAGGTTCTTAGCGATGCCAATACCGGCAGCGTGATTTCCGGCACCCTGCCGGAAGATTTGCGTTCCAACACGCTGACGGCATTACGTGCGCAATATGCATTGGCGAGCCAGAACGCCAATGGTGCATCTACCCAGCTTGGTCCCCGCCATCCGCAATTCATTCAGCTTCAGTCGCAGAAACAAACTGTTCTCAATGATATTGATGCGGAACTGCGTCGCATTCGCGCTTCATTACAGGTCGAAGTCGCACGCTCGGCTCAGCAGGAAAAAGACCTGAGCGCCCGTCTTGCGCAACTCAAATCACAACAGGCCAACAGTAACAATGATCGCGTGAAGCTGCGCGAACTCGAGCGCGAAGCAACGACGTTGCGGTCCGTCTATGAAGCTTTCCTTCTGCGTTCGCGTGAAACGAGCGAACAGGAAGGCATCACAACAACCAATGTCCGTGTGATTTCGGAGGCACGACCACCGCTCGATCCAGCAGGATCGTCGCGCAAGCTTGTGGTGATTGCAGGGCTGATTGCGGGCTTTATGCTGGGTCTTGCAATAACAGCCGTCCGCAACTTCGGACGGCTGGTGCGTATACATTAA
- a CDS encoding lipopolysaccharide biosynthesis protein, translating into MISKVVKKLLGSRGGMVRDYFSLFSGSAGRLVVSLLYFIALANTLPTGDFGIFATASGTGVVLSRLVSLGFSSPLYRISTVKPLLLGTYTAGYLVAVLLSLPLFALCSWIVYFIFFSRDISFLPFAVVVVAEALLWRSTEMIIIVNNGLRRFGISALLVIFGTTMRAIAAVLFMFLAAHHDVGHWAWWYLAANALALLFALRFYPKVKLRFEPRLYLRRVSDSIAVMGAELLFYIQSELDKLLVLSIGGATTAGIYAIIMRLVDLTALPIRSFNMMLVQKLMRNPDMLASLRIRAGLEFAVFAVSVAGLGAMVIFLQFFPTALGASVAPIVGLLPLVLLVPGFRNLIEYQTEILYARGQSGLRTISMVLMTAAKALFVWLLLLYHGNNNDWIAGLNFVFAGIYILSLVFTYTSMKLPAKRV; encoded by the coding sequence GTGATCTCGAAAGTAGTTAAGAAATTATTGGGTAGCCGAGGCGGAATGGTGCGGGATTATTTCTCGCTGTTCTCAGGTTCGGCCGGGCGACTGGTCGTTTCGCTTCTTTATTTCATTGCACTTGCAAACACATTACCGACGGGTGACTTCGGTATTTTTGCCACCGCTTCGGGAACAGGTGTGGTACTCTCTCGTCTGGTGTCCCTTGGGTTCAGCTCGCCACTTTATCGCATTTCGACCGTCAAGCCTTTGTTGTTGGGAACCTATACTGCGGGCTATCTGGTGGCGGTGCTGTTGTCGCTGCCGCTTTTCGCGCTCTGCTCGTGGATCGTCTATTTCATCTTCTTCAGTCGAGATATTTCGTTCCTGCCTTTTGCCGTGGTGGTGGTTGCCGAAGCCCTGCTGTGGCGCTCTACGGAAATGATCATAATCGTTAATAATGGTCTGCGCCGCTTCGGCATTTCAGCGCTTCTGGTGATTTTCGGTACAACCATGCGCGCCATTGCTGCCGTGCTGTTCATGTTTCTGGCAGCGCACCATGATGTCGGTCATTGGGCATGGTGGTATCTGGCTGCCAATGCATTAGCTTTGCTTTTCGCGCTACGCTTCTATCCGAAAGTGAAATTGCGTTTTGAGCCGCGCCTTTATTTGAGACGCGTTTCCGATTCCATCGCCGTGATGGGGGCTGAACTGCTGTTTTATATCCAGAGCGAACTCGACAAGCTGCTGGTTTTGAGTATTGGCGGGGCGACCACGGCGGGTATCTATGCGATCATCATGCGCCTTGTGGACCTGACGGCACTGCCGATCCGTTCGTTTAATATGATGCTGGTGCAAAAGCTCATGCGCAATCCCGATATGCTGGCGTCGCTGCGCATTAGGGCAGGGCTGGAATTTGCGGTGTTTGCCGTGTCGGTTGCAGGTCTCGGCGCGATGGTGATCTTCCTGCAGTTCTTCCCGACAGCACTTGGTGCAAGCGTGGCACCGATCGTGGGTCTTCTGCCGCTGGTCCTGTTGGTGCCGGGCTTCCGCAATCTCATCGAGTATCAGACCGAGATTCTTTATGCGCGCGGTCAATCTGGCCTGCGCACTATAAGCATGGTGCTGATGACTGCGGCCAAAGCTTTGTTCGTTTGGCTGCTGCTGCTTTATCATGGCAACAACAATGACTGGATTGCCGGGCTTAACTTCGTCTTTGCCGGCATCTACATCCTCTCGCTGGTTTTCACCTATACAAGCATGAAGCTGCCCGCCAAACGGGTATAA
- a CDS encoding DUF6492 family protein produces MKTAIVTASWEQDFERCKLLCETMDKHVTGFTKHYILVDSKDVALFRQIESANRIVIDERDLLPSWIRAFPDPTYLGRRRVWLSFKTKPLRGWHVQQLRRIALAGKVDEEGLLYTDSDTAFVKPFDCNTLWQGDKLRLFYRPDALANPEWPEHPVWAENAGKLLGVKNGKSALNDYIGQLVSWRRDSVIGMCERIEKHTGQHWVAAIGNVRRFSECFIYGHYVDDVLEGAGHFHDTHDLCRMQWFAPPPTEEEFRTFIAEMEPHQVAIGMQSFLSLSVNDIRRIIGA; encoded by the coding sequence TTGAAGACAGCGATTGTGACCGCCAGCTGGGAACAGGATTTTGAACGCTGCAAGCTCCTGTGTGAAACCATGGACAAGCATGTCACTGGTTTCACCAAGCATTACATTCTTGTCGATAGCAAGGACGTAGCCCTGTTCCGGCAGATTGAGAGTGCAAACCGCATCGTCATCGACGAGCGTGATTTGCTGCCTTCCTGGATTCGCGCGTTCCCCGACCCGACCTATCTTGGTCGCCGTCGTGTCTGGCTTTCTTTCAAAACCAAGCCATTGCGCGGCTGGCATGTGCAGCAGCTGCGCCGCATTGCGCTGGCAGGCAAAGTGGACGAGGAAGGCCTTCTTTATACCGATTCAGACACTGCTTTTGTGAAACCCTTCGATTGCAACACGCTATGGCAGGGCGATAAATTGCGTCTGTTCTATCGGCCCGACGCGCTTGCCAATCCCGAATGGCCGGAGCATCCCGTCTGGGCGGAAAATGCCGGTAAACTGCTTGGCGTCAAAAACGGCAAAAGCGCGCTGAATGATTATATAGGCCAACTTGTTTCCTGGCGCAGAGATTCAGTGATCGGCATGTGCGAGCGAATCGAAAAGCACACCGGTCAGCATTGGGTTGCCGCGATCGGCAATGTCCGACGCTTCTCGGAATGCTTTATATATGGCCATTACGTCGATGACGTTCTGGAAGGTGCTGGCCATTTCCACGATACCCACGATCTCTGCCGGATGCAGTGGTTCGCGCCTCCGCCGACCGAGGAAGAATTTCGCACCTTCATTGCCGAGATGGAACCGCATCAGGTTGCCATTGGCATGCAGTCATTCCTGAGCCTGTCAGTGAATGACATTCGCCGGATCATTGGCGCTTAA
- a CDS encoding WecB/TagA/CpsF family glycosyltransferase has protein sequence MTHRSSEKLEYRNILGIKVVCFDWDSAFAYFEKRLENREFLKQGWLNANNANIAHDDPAYMAALKNYLILPDGIGVDIASKAAYGQKFPANLNGTDFIPGLMQHIKRPMKVALLGGGPGVAADTAQLFKKQIPQHDFRVISDGYFKPADTDGILAQLKEYHPDILLVAMGVPRQEMFIDKHITAEHCTIASAVGALFDLHTGRVQRAPHWVRTIKMEWVHRLMQEPRRLAKRYLVGNPVFLWRVAKEKLSGGKP, from the coding sequence ATGACGCATCGTTCATCCGAAAAACTCGAATATCGAAATATTCTCGGCATCAAAGTTGTCTGTTTCGACTGGGACAGTGCATTCGCCTATTTTGAAAAGCGCCTCGAAAACCGTGAATTTTTGAAGCAGGGCTGGCTTAACGCAAACAACGCCAATATTGCGCATGACGACCCGGCCTATATGGCGGCACTCAAAAATTATCTGATCCTGCCAGATGGTATTGGCGTCGATATAGCAAGTAAAGCCGCCTATGGCCAAAAATTCCCTGCCAATCTCAATGGCACCGACTTCATTCCCGGCCTGATGCAGCACATAAAGCGTCCTATGAAAGTGGCGCTCCTGGGTGGCGGTCCCGGCGTGGCAGCAGATACAGCGCAGCTCTTCAAGAAGCAGATTCCGCAGCACGATTTTCGTGTGATCTCGGACGGCTATTTCAAGCCTGCCGATACCGACGGCATTCTGGCTCAGCTAAAAGAATATCACCCCGATATTCTGCTGGTGGCCATGGGCGTTCCCCGGCAGGAAATGTTCATCGACAAGCATATCACAGCAGAACATTGCACTATTGCAAGTGCTGTGGGTGCCTTGTTTGATCTGCATACCGGCCGCGTGCAGCGTGCGCCGCATTGGGTCCGCACAATAAAGATGGAGTGGGTTCATCGTCTTATGCAGGAACCGCGGCGTCTTGCAAAACGCTACCTGGTTGGCAATCCGGTTTTCCTCTGGCGCGTGGCGAAAGAAAAGCTCTCAGGGGGTAAACCTTGA
- a CDS encoding glycosyltransferase family 4 protein translates to MQPFRLVFVTSLVPHAVASTGYEVANAAVIDGLRRAGAHVTVLGFTWPGHKAAESADTVVLGEVEVRTEGAGIKRKIEWVLKSFLTGLTVSSAKLRVIPAIELHNAITELGDFDAYVLNGVTLPGAFEEIFKDKPSIFIAHNVEYRSAEENAADAKGKIQKFLFGREARILKKLEDRLCKQASFVFTFAEDDGPALGLNNDKFATLPLVMPGISQTLTPEAAKYDLTLIGTWTWHPNRIGLEWFLREVKPLLPTDVSIAIAGNTPADLVAAWPGVNFIGKVPDATAFVESGKLIPLISRAGTGVQLKTIETFELGKPSVATAHSVRGIGNIPANCTIADKPAEFAAAIVERLKAINEGDNQRLDGKAFKQAQIAGMDSAIARGLKKLQDVTGKAD, encoded by the coding sequence TTGCAACCGTTTCGTCTTGTCTTCGTGACGTCACTTGTTCCTCATGCTGTTGCCTCTACGGGTTATGAAGTTGCGAACGCTGCCGTTATAGATGGCCTTCGCCGTGCAGGCGCCCATGTGACCGTTCTGGGCTTCACATGGCCGGGGCACAAGGCCGCGGAAAGTGCAGATACTGTCGTCCTTGGCGAGGTAGAAGTGCGCACCGAAGGCGCAGGCATCAAGCGCAAGATAGAGTGGGTGCTCAAATCTTTCCTGACCGGCCTCACAGTTTCATCGGCAAAATTGCGGGTGATTCCCGCTATTGAGCTGCACAATGCAATCACTGAACTCGGTGACTTTGACGCTTATGTCCTGAATGGCGTCACGTTGCCGGGCGCATTTGAAGAGATATTCAAAGACAAGCCTTCAATCTTTATCGCACATAATGTCGAGTATCGCTCGGCAGAGGAAAATGCGGCAGATGCCAAAGGCAAGATCCAGAAATTTCTATTTGGCCGTGAGGCACGTATTCTCAAGAAGTTAGAAGACAGGCTTTGCAAACAGGCGAGCTTTGTCTTCACTTTTGCGGAAGATGACGGTCCGGCTCTTGGTCTAAACAACGACAAGTTTGCGACCCTGCCCCTTGTTATGCCGGGGATTAGCCAGACCTTGACGCCTGAAGCTGCCAAATATGATCTGACGCTGATCGGCACATGGACTTGGCATCCAAACCGTATTGGTCTTGAATGGTTCCTGCGCGAGGTAAAGCCGCTTCTGCCAACGGATGTATCAATTGCTATCGCCGGAAACACACCGGCAGATCTGGTTGCGGCCTGGCCGGGCGTGAACTTTATCGGCAAAGTGCCGGATGCAACAGCCTTTGTCGAAAGCGGTAAGCTGATACCGCTTATAAGCCGCGCTGGCACAGGTGTTCAGTTGAAAACCATAGAGACATTTGAGCTGGGCAAACCAAGTGTCGCCACCGCACATTCGGTCCGCGGCATTGGCAATATTCCAGCAAACTGCACAATTGCCGACAAGCCTGCAGAATTTGCCGCAGCCATCGTCGAACGTCTCAAAGCAATCAACGAAGGTGACAATCAAAGACTTGATGGCAAAGCCTTTAAACAGGCGCAAATCGCAGGCATGGACAGCGCTATCGCCCGAGGCTTAAAGAAACTGCAGGACGTTACAGGAAAAGCAGACTGA
- a CDS encoding glycosyltransferase, producing MPDLPDHIEVIAKTPGLPYDEIDIVVSLPTFKRPEHLIRTLDTLNAQTTKRKWAVVVIENETEKKEGATVAAPLFEAGKYRGMLIGESHRGNCNAYNAGWLTATKYFPNFKYVIVIDDDELADPDWIENMVATAERYDVSLVGGPQYPIFEKPNSEQWAKHPVFLPHYNKTGPVPIIYSSGNLLIARAVLEAHSYPFMDLKFNFTGGGDSDFLSRSIAKGFKVAWCAEGIVRETIPARRLENDWIRSRGLRNGVLSTLIEQRKRKDEPLGQVRVFLKSLALLAYSPIKAVRRGVAAGFAPVGMYFIHIGLGRVMAHFGYLNEQYRNPDKN from the coding sequence ATGCCAGATTTACCGGATCATATTGAAGTAATCGCTAAAACGCCTGGTCTTCCCTATGACGAGATCGACATCGTCGTTTCACTCCCGACGTTCAAGCGGCCCGAGCACCTGATACGCACGCTCGACACATTGAATGCGCAGACAACCAAGCGTAAATGGGCGGTTGTCGTCATCGAGAATGAAACAGAGAAGAAAGAAGGTGCAACCGTCGCCGCCCCGCTTTTCGAAGCTGGCAAATATCGGGGCATGTTGATCGGTGAATCTCATCGCGGCAATTGCAACGCCTATAATGCTGGCTGGTTGACAGCCACGAAGTATTTCCCGAACTTCAAGTATGTCATCGTCATCGATGATGATGAATTGGCCGATCCTGACTGGATCGAAAACATGGTTGCAACCGCTGAGCGTTATGATGTCAGTCTGGTCGGCGGCCCGCAGTATCCAATTTTTGAAAAGCCGAATTCGGAACAGTGGGCAAAGCATCCGGTCTTTCTGCCACATTATAACAAGACTGGTCCGGTTCCCATTATTTATTCTTCGGGTAACCTTTTGATTGCGCGCGCAGTTCTCGAGGCACATAGCTATCCGTTTATGGATCTCAAGTTCAACTTCACCGGCGGCGGCGATTCCGACTTCTTGTCTCGCTCAATCGCTAAGGGATTTAAAGTCGCGTGGTGCGCTGAAGGGATCGTGCGCGAAACTATTCCAGCACGTCGTCTCGAAAATGACTGGATCAGATCACGCGGTCTGCGCAACGGCGTTCTCTCTACGCTTATCGAACAGCGTAAGCGTAAAGATGAGCCGCTTGGTCAGGTGCGTGTGTTCCTGAAAAGCCTCGCCCTTCTGGCTTACTCGCCGATCAAGGCAGTCAGAAGAGGCGTTGCGGCTGGCTTTGCGCCGGTCGGCATGTACTTTATCCATATTGGTTTGGGTCGGGTTATGGCGCATTTCGGATATCTGAATGAGCAGTATCGCAATCCAGACAAAAACTGA